Proteins co-encoded in one Callospermophilus lateralis isolate mCalLat2 chromosome 2, mCalLat2.hap1, whole genome shotgun sequence genomic window:
- the Prss23 gene encoding serine protease 23, with amino-acid sequence MAEIPGLLFLLLLLCVVGQVSPYGAFWKPTWPAYRLPVVLPQSTLNLAKPDFGAEAKLEVSSSCGPQCHKGTPLPTYEEAKQYLSYETLYSNGSRTETKVGIYILSNGRGGAQHQDSESSGKSRRKRQIYGYDSRFSIFGKDFLLNYPFSTSVKLSTGCTGTLVAEKHVLTAAHCIHDGKTYVKGTQKLRVGFLKPKFKDGGRGANSSSSALPEKMKFQWIRVKRTHVPKGWIKGNANDIGMDYDYALLELKKPHKRKFMKIGVSPPAKQLPGGRIHFSGYDNDRPGNLVYRFCDVKDETYDLLYQQCDAQPGASESGVYVRMWKRQQQKWERKIIGIFSGHQWVDMNGSPQDFNVAVRITPLKYAQICYWIKGNYLDCREG; translated from the coding sequence ATGGCGGAGATTCCAGGgcttctcttccttctcctcctgctCTGTGTTGTTGGGCAGGTGAGTCCCTATGGTGCCTTCTGGAAACCCACTTGGCCTGCTTACCGCCTCCCTGTAGTCTTGCCCCAGTCTACCCTCAACTTGGCCAAGCCAGACTTTGGGGCTGAAGCCAAATTGGAAGTGTCCTCCTCATGTGGACCCCAGTGTCACAAGGGAACACCTCTGCCCACATATGAAGAGGCCAAACAATACCTGTCTTATGAGACACTCTATTCCAATGGCAGCCGCACAGAGACTAAGGTGGGCATTTACATCCTCAGCAATGGCAGAGGTGGAGCTCAACACCAAGACTCTGAGTCTTCAGGAAAGTCTCGGAGGAAGCGGCAGATTTATGGCTATGACAGCAGGTTCAGCATTTTTGGGAAGGACTTCCTACTTAACTACCCTTTCTCAACATCAGTGAAGTTATCTACAGGCTGCACTGGCACTCTGGTAGCAGAGAAACACGTCCTCACAGCTGCCCACTGCATACATGATGGGAAAACCTATGTGAAAGGAACGCAGAAACTTCGAGTGGGCTTCCTGAAGCCCAAGTTTAAAGATGGCGGTCGAGGGGCCAACAGCTCCAGCTCAGCCTTGCCTGAGAAGATGAAATTTCAGTGGATCCGGGTAAAACGCACCCATGTGCCCAAGGGTTGGATCAAAGGCAATGCCAATGACATTGGCATGGATTATGACTACGCCCTCTTGGAACTCAAAAAACCCCACAAGAGAAAGTTCATGAAGATTGGGGTGAGCCCTCCTGCTAAACAGCTACCAGGGGGCAGAATTCACTTCTCTGGCTATGACAATGATCGACCTGGAAATTTGGTGTACCGCTTCTGTGATGTCAAAGATGAGACCTATGACCTGCTTTACCAGCAGTGTGATGCTCAGCCTGGGGCCAGTGAGTCAGGGGTCTATGTAAGGATGTGGAAGAGACAGCAGCAAAAGTGGGAGAGAAAAATTATTGGCATCTTTTCAGGGCACCAGTGGGTAGACATGAATGGTTCTCCACAGGATTTTAATGTGGCTGTTAGAATCACCCCTCTCAAATATGCTCAGATTTGCTACTGGATTAAAGGAAACTACCTGGACTGTAGGGAGGGGTGA